The following are from one region of the Hyla sarda isolate aHylSar1 chromosome 6, aHylSar1.hap1, whole genome shotgun sequence genome:
- the CCND1 gene encoding G1/S-specific cyclin-D1 isoform X2, producing the protein MELLCCEVDTIRRAHLDRNLLTDRVLQTMLKAEENCCPSVNYFKCVQKEILPYMRKIVATWMLEVCEEQKCEEEVFPLAMNYLDRFLSVEPLKKNRLQLLGATCMFLASKMKETIPLTAEKLCIYTDNSIRPEELLIMELLILNKLKWDMASVTPHDFIEHFLNKMALTDDTKQIIRKHAQTFVALCATDVKFISNPPSMIAAGSVAAAIQGLNLGNTDSIFSSQRLTLFLSQVIKCDPVAVSSMLYAVICIPGCK; encoded by the exons ATGGAGCTGCTCTGCTGTGAGGTGGACACTATCCGGAGAGCCCATCTGGACCGGAACCTCCTGACTGACCGGGTGCTGCAGACTATGCTCAAAGCCGAGGAGAACTGCTGCCCGTCCGTCAACTACTTCAAGTGTGTGCAGAAGGAGATCCTGCCCTACATGAGGAAGATCGTGGCCACTTGGATGCTGGAG GTCTGCGAGGAACAAAAGTGTGAAGAGGAAGTTTTCCCACTCGCTATGAACTATTTGGATAGATTCCTTTCTGTGGAGCCGCTAAAGAAGAACAGACTACAGCTGCTGGGGGCAACGTGCATGTTTCTGGCATCCAAAATGAAGGAGACCATCCCTTTAACTGCAGAGAAACTCTGTATTTACACAGATAATTCCATCAGGCCGGAGGAGTTACTG ATCATGGAGCTCTTAATACTAAACAAGTTGAAGTGGGACATGGCCTCTGTGACGCCTCATGACTTTATTGAACATTTTCTTAACAAAATGGCACTGACGGACGACACAAAGCAGATCATCCGCAAACATGCCCAGACTTTTGTTGCTCTCTGTGCTACAG ATGTAAAGTTCATTTCCAACCCCCCCTCCATGATTGCAGCTGGGAGTGTAGCAGCCGCCATACAGGGTCTAAATTTGGGGAATACAGACAGCATCTTCTCTTCTCAACGCCTTACCCTATTCTTATCACAAGTCATCAAATGTGACCCG
- the CCND1 gene encoding G1/S-specific cyclin-D1 isoform X1, which yields MELLCCEVDTIRRAHLDRNLLTDRVLQTMLKAEENCCPSVNYFKCVQKEILPYMRKIVATWMLEVCEEQKCEEEVFPLAMNYLDRFLSVEPLKKNRLQLLGATCMFLASKMKETIPLTAEKLCIYTDNSIRPEELLIMELLILNKLKWDMASVTPHDFIEHFLNKMALTDDTKQIIRKHAQTFVALCATDVKFISNPPSMIAAGSVAAAIQGLNLGNTDSIFSSQRLTLFLSQVIKCDPDCLRACQEQIELLLESSLRHASQQINMPSDTKSADETDLSCTPTDVRDVNI from the exons ATGGAGCTGCTCTGCTGTGAGGTGGACACTATCCGGAGAGCCCATCTGGACCGGAACCTCCTGACTGACCGGGTGCTGCAGACTATGCTCAAAGCCGAGGAGAACTGCTGCCCGTCCGTCAACTACTTCAAGTGTGTGCAGAAGGAGATCCTGCCCTACATGAGGAAGATCGTGGCCACTTGGATGCTGGAG GTCTGCGAGGAACAAAAGTGTGAAGAGGAAGTTTTCCCACTCGCTATGAACTATTTGGATAGATTCCTTTCTGTGGAGCCGCTAAAGAAGAACAGACTACAGCTGCTGGGGGCAACGTGCATGTTTCTGGCATCCAAAATGAAGGAGACCATCCCTTTAACTGCAGAGAAACTCTGTATTTACACAGATAATTCCATCAGGCCGGAGGAGTTACTG ATCATGGAGCTCTTAATACTAAACAAGTTGAAGTGGGACATGGCCTCTGTGACGCCTCATGACTTTATTGAACATTTTCTTAACAAAATGGCACTGACGGACGACACAAAGCAGATCATCCGCAAACATGCCCAGACTTTTGTTGCTCTCTGTGCTACAG ATGTAAAGTTCATTTCCAACCCCCCCTCCATGATTGCAGCTGGGAGTGTAGCAGCCGCCATACAGGGTCTAAATTTGGGGAATACAGACAGCATCTTCTCTTCTCAACGCCTTACCCTATTCTTATCACAAGTCATCAAATGTGACCCG GACTGTTTACGGGCCTGCCAAGAACAGATCGAGTTGCTCCTAGAGTCCAGTTTGCGTCACGCATCCCAGCAAATCAATATGCCATCAGACACGAAGTCCGCAGATGAAACAGACCTTTCATGCACCCCAACCGATGTCAGGGATGTGAACATCTAA